The proteins below come from a single Spiroplasma endosymbiont of Atherix ibis genomic window:
- a CDS encoding thymidine kinase: MTYRMNFNSKKGWIELITGCMFAGKTEEFIKRLKRYKYAQQNVLVFKPLIDDRYSKKDIFSHSGMSIESIPVKDSKELLDIFYKENKKEKIDIIGIDEIQFLDKDIVEIIKRLADEGIIVVVNGLDKDFKNDPFQNVDKLLIEAEYVDKLTSICHSCGGNANRTQRIINGKPAKANEPIIVISADEKYEARCRHCYIKPE, translated from the coding sequence ATGACATATAGAATGAATTTTAATAGTAAAAAAGGATGAATTGAATTAATTACAGGGTGTATGTTTGCAGGAAAAACTGAAGAATTTATTAAAAGATTAAAAAGATATAAATATGCTCAACAAAATGTTTTGGTATTTAAGCCACTAATTGATGATAGATACTCAAAAAAAGATATATTTTCTCATTCTGGAATGAGCATTGAGTCTATTCCTGTTAAAGACAGTAAAGAATTATTAGATATATTTTATAAAGAAAATAAAAAAGAAAAAATTGATATAATAGGTATTGATGAAATTCAATTTTTAGATAAAGATATAGTTGAAATTATTAAAAGATTAGCTGATGAAGGTATAATTGTAGTTGTAAATGGTTTAGATAAGGATTTTAAAAATGATCCTTTTCAAAATGTTGATAAATTATTAATAGAAGCTGAATATGTAGATAAATTAACATCAATTTGTCATTCTTGTGGTGGTAATGCAAATAGAACACAGAGAATAATTAATGGGAAGCCTGCAAAAGCAAATGAGCCAATTATTGTTATATCTGCAGATGAAAAATATGAAGCAAGATGCAGACATTGTTATATTAAACCAGAATAG
- a CDS encoding bifunctional oligoribonuclease/PAP phosphatase NrnA encodes MELKGNELTLIKKIKEYKNIIIAKHVSPDWDTQGSAYGLREIILKNFENKNVYVVGEKLNLALREEDESKLNKDIISSSLLITVDVANFDRVDFYFKNEVKEVFKIDHHLEVDEFAENKIVDVSAIACTQVITLWANQLNLKITKDAATYLYFGLITDSGRFLFEKTNGSTFQAAKILLEAGVIITEIYSQLFLKKLKLAKWHNKAFNMAKFYNINQIAFIKVKTKIFKDLDLGEEEIKSALTVLSGIEEVKIWALAYKTVGSNKVKLSIRSREFDINSVAVKYNGGGHKLASGAKLDSWRQLNSLINDLNNLIE; translated from the coding sequence ATGGAATTAAAAGGTAATGAATTAACTTTAATTAAAAAAATTAAGGAATATAAAAATATAATAATTGCAAAACATGTTTCTCCTGATTGAGATACCCAAGGAAGTGCTTATGGATTGAGAGAAATTATTTTAAAAAATTTTGAAAATAAAAATGTATATGTTGTAGGAGAAAAATTAAATTTAGCTTTAAGAGAAGAAGACGAATCTAAGTTAAATAAAGATATTATTTCATCATCACTTTTAATTACTGTTGATGTGGCAAATTTTGACAGAGTTGATTTTTATTTTAAAAATGAAGTTAAAGAAGTTTTTAAAATTGATCATCATTTAGAAGTTGATGAGTTTGCAGAAAATAAAATAGTAGATGTAAGTGCAATAGCTTGTACTCAAGTTATTACGCTATGAGCTAATCAACTTAATTTAAAAATAACAAAAGATGCTGCTACTTATCTTTATTTTGGTCTAATAACTGATTCAGGAAGATTTCTTTTTGAAAAAACAAATGGAAGTACTTTTCAAGCTGCTAAAATTTTATTAGAAGCTGGTGTTATAATTACAGAAATATATTCACAATTATTTCTAAAAAAATTAAAATTAGCAAAATGACATAATAAAGCTTTTAATATGGCTAAATTTTATAATATAAATCAAATAGCTTTCATAAAAGTTAAAACAAAAATTTTTAAAGATTTAGATCTTGGCGAAGAGGAAATTAAAAGTGCTTTAACTGTTCTATCAGGTATTGAAGAAGTGAAAATATGAGCTCTTGCGTATAAAACTGTTGGTAGTAATAAAGTAAAACTTTCAATTAGAAGTAGAGAATTTGATATAAATTCAGTGGCAGTAAAATATAATGGTGGAGGTCACAAATTAGCATCAGGAGCTAAGCTTGATAGTTGAAGGCAATTAAATTCTTTAATTAATGATTTAAATAATTTAATTGAATAA
- the rpmE gene encoding 50S ribosomal protein L31 encodes MPKANIHPQYFEAKFVCTTCSNEFISGSTKGEEVRIDTCSNCHPFYTGKQNFANVEGRVEKFKEKFAKKDAKLAEVEKASAAQKAENQKKSKEAKK; translated from the coding sequence ATGCCAAAAGCAAACATACATCCACAATATTTTGAAGCTAAATTTGTTTGTACAACTTGCAGCAATGAATTCATATCAGGATCAACAAAAGGTGAAGAAGTAAGAATTGATACTTGTTCAAATTGTCATCCTTTCTACACAGGAAAACAAAACTTTGCAAATGTAGAGGGACGTGTTGAAAAATTCAAAGAAAAATTTGCTAAAAAAGATGCAAAACTTGCTGAAGTTGAAAAAGCATCAGCTGCTCAAAAAGCTGAAAATCAAAAAAAATCAAAAGAAGCTAAAAAATAA